Proteins found in one Chloroflexota bacterium genomic segment:
- a CDS encoding bifunctional precorrin-2 dehydrogenase/sirohydrochlorin ferrochelatase — protein MSYYPIVLKLEGRPCLVVGGGVVAERKAVSLLEAGARVRVVAPRFTPRLEALGKEGVVELVPREYQGQDLDGVALVISAASRREVNARVAREAGERGLLVNVVDSPKECSFIVPSVVRRGGLILAISTSGLSPALARYLREELEEEFGEEYGPLLELLAELRPKAQGRTLEALRQSLGPALELLRQGKREEARDTLSRAMRI, from the coding sequence ATGTCTTACTATCCGATTGTGCTCAAGCTGGAGGGCCGGCCTTGCCTGGTGGTGGGGGGTGGGGTGGTGGCCGAAAGGAAGGCCGTCTCCCTCCTGGAGGCGGGGGCCCGGGTGAGGGTGGTAGCCCCCCGCTTCACCCCCAGGCTTGAAGCCCTGGGGAAAGAAGGGGTGGTGGAGCTGGTCCCCAGGGAATACCAGGGCCAGGACCTGGATGGGGTGGCCCTGGTTATCTCCGCCGCCTCACGGCGGGAGGTGAACGCCCGGGTCGCCCGGGAGGCCGGGGAAAGGGGCCTGCTGGTGAATGTGGTGGACAGCCCCAAAGAGTGCAGTTTCATCGTACCCTCGGTGGTCCGCCGGGGGGGCCTTATCCTGGCCATCTCCACCAGTGGCCTGAGCCCTGCCCTGGCCCGCTACCTGCGGGAGGAGCTGGAGGAGGAGTTCGGGGAGGAGTATGGCCCCCTCCTGGAGCTCCTGGCGGAGCTACGGCCAAAGGCCCAGGGGCGCACCCTGGAGGCCCTGCGCCAGTCCCTCGGGCCTGCCCTGGAGCTCCTGCGCCAGGGGAAAAGGGAGGAGGCCCGAGACACCCTTTCCCGGGCCATGAGGATATAG
- a CDS encoding Lrp/AsnC family transcriptional regulator codes for MDEKLLERLQRGVPLVRRPFQALGRELGMNDVLERVRRLKEEGLVREIAGIFQARALGYKTALVALKVRPQGLEEAARAINPHPGVSHNYAREHDYDLWFTLALPGEQDLRAEALRLGEAAGAEDTLFLPTLQVFKIGVLFSPSGQTLPVEAGDSARPLRLSEQVKLAVRALQQDLPLEEEPFAALAERAGLEERVLLAQARRLKEKGAMRRYAALLWHRKMGFSANALGCWAVPEAKLGTVGRHFAVLPQVSHCYQRPAYPHWQYSLYTMTHAPSREECLALARHLSRESGTDDYLVLFSTREFKKENARYFW; via the coding sequence ATGGACGAGAAGCTTCTGGAGCGCCTCCAGCGGGGTGTCCCCCTGGTGAGGAGGCCCTTCCAGGCCCTGGGCCGGGAGCTTGGTATGAATGATGTCCTGGAACGGGTACGCCGGCTCAAGGAGGAGGGGCTGGTCCGAGAAATTGCCGGCATCTTTCAGGCCCGGGCCCTGGGATACAAGACCGCCCTGGTGGCCCTGAAGGTCCGGCCGCAGGGGCTGGAGGAGGCGGCCCGGGCTATCAACCCCCACCCCGGGGTGAGCCACAACTACGCCCGGGAACATGACTATGACCTCTGGTTCACCCTCGCCCTCCCCGGGGAGCAGGACCTCCGGGCCGAGGCCCTCCGCCTGGGAGAGGCCGCCGGGGCGGAGGACACTCTCTTCCTGCCAACATTACAGGTCTTCAAGATAGGCGTCCTCTTCTCCCCCTCCGGCCAGACCCTGCCCGTGGAGGCTGGGGACTCGGCCCGGCCCCTTCGCCTTTCTGAGCAAGTGAAACTTGCAGTGCGGGCACTCCAGCAGGACCTGCCGCTGGAAGAGGAGCCCTTCGCAGCCCTGGCCGAAAGGGCGGGCCTGGAGGAAAGAGTCCTCCTGGCCCAGGCCCGGAGGCTCAAGGAGAAGGGGGCCATGCGCCGCTATGCCGCCCTCCTCTGGCACCGCAAGATGGGCTTTTCCGCCAATGCCCTCGGCTGCTGGGCCGTGCCAGAGGCAAAGCTGGGGACGGTGGGGAGGCACTTTGCCGTCCTCCCCCAGGTGAGCCACTGCTACCAGCGCCCGGCATATCCCCACTGGCAATACAGCCTCTATACCATGACCCATGCCCCCTCCCGGGAGGAGTGCCTGGCCCTGGCCCGGCACCTCTCCAGGGAGAGCGGAACGGACGATTATCTTGTCCTGTTCAGCACCAGGGAGTTCAAGAAAGAGAACGCGAGATATTTCTGGTAG